Within Chaetodon auriga isolate fChaAug3 chromosome 7, fChaAug3.hap1, whole genome shotgun sequence, the genomic segment cccacattttctctgctcGGGCCCCTGCTGGAGGAAATGAGgaataacagagaaaacaaatctatctatctatcgatcGATCTATCTATCTGAAAGCGCAAAGCAAATTTATAgcatttttattctttgtttattCCTTTTGTTTTATGCATCGTATTTATCTATATAAATCCATTTATTCTTCTCTGACACACCTTTTTTAACctgtttatttgctgtgtttgtaaAGCAAAAAGAGTAAAAGTAAGACTGAGAGCAATGCTTAAGAAAATCGATTGCAAGACATCTATAACCGCCTTTTTCTTTGACATAATTTCATAATATTGCTGTTTCTACACGATGCGAACCATATTTCCATGCTCCTTCATTCGTCtgtatgtgcctgtgtttgCATTAAAGGAGAAAATATTGAAACCTTTTTTAGCGTTTCCTGTCCGTCAATTAAATATGCTGTCAATAGAGGGCGCTCTAAGCCTCTTCTGACTGGTTATAAAACACTAATTCTGAGTCCATCTGTcttggtggaggaagtattcacatccttttCTTAAGTCAGAGTATTGATACCACACTACAAaagtactccattacaagtaaaagcccCGTATCTAAGCATATCCATGAAAATGTACCGTAAAATCAGCATatgtacaaaaataaacatCGACATCCCAGTGATTTTAAATAATCTTTTAATTCATGTATCACTCAACTAAAACAGATGTCGCTTTAGCACAAGATACATCATTGTGGTCAGATGGTCAAATGAATTCACTTGATGTTTGTCTCAAAAGTCTCTGTACTTGGCTGAGCTTCTACAAAAGCTTATATCATTCTGCACTATATCTACACTTCCTTTATCTTCATCTGTGCTTTGTTCTCATTTTTCAAAAGGCACTGTGGTAAAGGCACCGAAGCACAGGTCAGACACATCTAAACTCTGAACTTTCTTGGCGTTGGCTGagatagaaaatgaaatgtactgATGATGAAGTTTCTAAATGACACTGTCAGCACTTATGAGTCATATGGCATGATTAGGAAGCATTTAAAGCCCACTAATGGTGTTTACGTGTACTACCATTGGAGATCTATCAAATCATTTGGGAACATTATTTACAAAACATCAATTTatgaggaaagaggaagaagaggaagcacaTCTTCATCTAAGGGTTGTTATTCAATGTCCTAAAACAATGGATCTATTCTGTTAAAAGAGTTATTATTTTGCAAAGAAGCAAATAAGGTACACACGGTGGGGATACTCTATTATTACTCCACAAGTCTAACTACTGCCAATGAAATATTGGTACTGattgtgctgctgcctgctctcATTATGAAGGGTCTCTCACGATGTCCACTTCCTCAAAAGCTCAAGTATCAGGCTACTAGATTGCAGGAAGATCCAGCTTCAGCCCCACTTATGTTAAATATCAACAGATTTCATATGAGAACCTTAAGAGGACCATAAATTGTCCTGCATTCTTGTGTGTTTCCAGACACAGTATTGTGTCTTATGCACCGCCTCAGTGTCTCTTCAGCCACAAATGGCGTCAtatagacagagagaggacatactgtatatacacgGAGCCTGTTATTAAAATGTTGCTTCTAAAATTCAAAGTTCACTGTCAGAAAATACCAGCTGGTAGGTTGTTACCGCATAAAAACACTGCTCCTTTTGCAGATAAGGCAACATATAGGCTAGCCAGGTTGTCAGCTAAGACttttgaattctgttttttttttttttttgtcagactAAAGgattaatttgacttttttgagACCTACATTTAtctgctttcttgccaagattTAGATGAGAAATTTGATACCACTCTTGTATTGTTGCACTAAAGCTACATCCAGTAGCTGGCTAGCTTAGTTTagcaaaaaaggaaacaaaaggatACCACCAGCCTGGCTTTGTGCAAAGGTAAAAACCTTTATGTACCTGCAAACTCAACAAGAGAGTTTGCTGGTACATATCTTTGGACAGAGTAAGGCCatctgtttccctgtttctagtctttaagctaagctaactagctgctggctgtagcttgaCGTTCACTGTACAGATACGAGAGTGGCGTCAATCCAGAAAGTGAATCAATatctttcccaaaatgtcaaactattcctttaagttccatgatgctgaaatgtgtttgacattttggttgGACTGATATCACTCTATTTTTAATATAAGAATATAAGGCTACCATCGTtacctgttagcttagcttgcaTAGCCTAAATCTTATATATATGCATTGATTGTTTAATTTGTATAAAACCTGAAGTGTACAAAAGCAAGTTGTGGAGGATTTCATCACTGCACAGAGCCAAGCGAGCTGTTTCcacttgttttcagtctttacgctaagctaagctaactagctgctagGTGTAGCCTCATGCTTACCATACCAACacaagagtggtatcaatcttctcatctaacgctTGCCAAGAAAGCCAGAGTGTATTTCCCAGAATGTACACCTATTCTTTTAAGATCACATGATGTAACATGTAAAGGGTTTGAAAAACTATTTCTGAGTGTAACCCAGAATTTTGGCTTCAAATAAAGCACTGTTGCATTGTATTTTTCCCCTTGAAAACCCAAACGTCTGACTTTCCAACATCTCTGGAACGCAGCACCTGAACAAGGCTACAACTTGTGCCACCAACAGTTGTTTAGAGGAGTATGTTGTTTGGCAGTGAAACACAACAACCTGACGTGACAAGGAACAAAGGTCTGGAGAAAGACAAAGTGTGTAAACTCCCACCCTGAATGAAGATATAATAAAATAGTCCAATAAACCTTCCTCAGTCAATCACTGAGAAACTTTCTGGAGTTGTTGTTAAGTGTCCCGTTCTGTCGCACAGAGCTCTGACTCCAGAAGTCGGCACGGAGCAGGCGGTAGAAATAAATCAGGATCATAATATTCATCACTATCATGGAGGAGAGAAAGTATCCACCGTGGTCCAGCCAGGAGTAGTTGTGGACGATGTACCAGGTGAGGTAGAACTGTGTGCTCAGACGAAATGTGACGTAGGTGAAGAGGTTGGCGAACTTGTTGATGTAGTACGTGGAGGAGGACTGAGCTCCCGCCAGCTTCAGCATCAGCCTCAGGTGCAGGGTGACGCTGTTGACCTCTACAAAGAGAGCTATCACAGCGCCGGCGACATACAGCTGAGTGTAGAGGGTGTAGAGGAAGCACCAGATGACctgaagaggagacagacacagacaggcagacgcATTTTGACGGTCTCATAATTTGTTTCTTATTtgctttttccagtttttcttgttcaCTTACCTCTTTTCCCTGTAATTAAAGCACTGTGTAACTTTGTTAGGACAAGTGCTacacaaatttacatttcatttacatgAAAGCCTTTGCATTCTCATTTAAAATCTATCAAAAATATTCACCACACTCTTAAGAAAAGGAGTCATTTGAATCTCAAAATGAGTACATACATGAGAGCTTCCCCTTGGGTGGAAAGACTGGTTCGGATGCAGATGCATTTGTTAAAAGCTAAAACATCATCAATCAACCCTTTGAAGCAGCTGAATAAACCTTTAATGAAACTGAATGTCTTGCTGGTGGTTCTTTTGAGTGTAAAACTGATTGAACATGGAAAACAAGCTGTTGCGGGATGGAAAATATACAGAGAGAGCTTTGTTATTGTTTCATGTCAGTGGAAGCTTAAGACTATTACACAGTATGGAGCTAAATGGAAGGCAGCGGCTGTCCTGTAGGTATGGAAAGCGTACTCAAACAGCCAAAAATCTACATTATGGTATGTTTGGAAAAAGGCTAAGATTAGCATGTTAAGAGCGCTTATGAAAATGACCTGAAATTTAGTCTATAGATTTATCTAGAGAATATGAAAGTTCCATTTTTcatgacacatgcacacttaaCTGAAAGTTGCATATTTCTTATTGCTCTCTTGACCAGAGAACGAGAACAAAGACGCACATGTGTAAGGCACAAAAGATACTTCCGAGATACATTACTTTGAAAATCATGATGTCTGTCACAAAAGAAACGGAGGATTTGTGTCCATGTGCATGAATCTTATAGATTATTTCACAAActgctgtgaggctgtgttGGCTCTTTCActaatataaatacaaatattgtTATGATTCTCAACAATGCTTCTAATATAACCTCTCATGATGGACTGAGTTTGGGGACAATTTATATAAACTGCAGCAGAAGTCATTATCTTAGGTTTAACTATTTCACTTAAGCATTATGTAGCTCAAATGAAGGCGATAAAGAACGCGCTGCACTTGAACCTGTCAGGCATGTGTTTTCAATGTTTGACTTAAAGGggaaattaaagcaaactggATGTTTTCAGGGATAAAAACTCAACAAATGAGCAAACACATTTCTGCCAGCTGGTCCTCTGCTCAGTGGCGACGTGCTGcattcagctcagctcaggctGCAAGACAGTCTGTGTTATTTCCCCCTAATTATTCTTCCAACTCTGGATTTGTTTGTTCAGTGGATACTTGATTAATAATTAAACAGCAGTCAGTAGAAACCAACAACAGcataaaaaagaaatctttaAGCCTTGATGCAACACAGGGTATTTACAGCACAACCAAATTTATGATTTATGTACGTTTCATGTAAGTTTTTCTCAAAATAACGCCtaattttcttgtcttttctcatctttcttAATGATATTTTCTTGATGATTATCTGACCCACAAATGCAACCTTgatagatttaaaaaagaaaacgtgCCCGCAGACACGCCATCTTACCAGTGCATGATGGATTAAGAATTCCCATGATGCCCTTGCGTGTCCTGTCAGGATAATATCACCTGCATCTTGCACAAAGTATCCtaagagggaagagaaaaggaCATTGTCTCTGTCACTGCTATGAGTCATGCAGGGTGAATCAGCTTAGTAGTTTGGTCAGTTTTTATTTAGACTGCTGATACTGAAGCCAGTATCACatagctgctgctgaaatgtgtccAGATTCAGGTGATACAAATACAGATATATAGATATTCAGTGTGTGCAACAGCCTTTAAAGATGTCACCCATTCACACGTCCACCCATTCACAGGAAGCACATAAGGTTGAGAATAAAGTCCAGTTTTTATTTGTAAGTTTAAGCTTTTCCTGGACATGTGCAGGACATCCCAGTCTGTCTGACACATGAATACAGTTTGTTTACACAttcaaagtgtttattttactgcagctcagtttttgtttaaagCTCATCATCAACACATTACAGCACTGCATGTTGAATTTGTTTTCCGACATATGCTTGACACATCGGCAGCATGTATTTGTTTGCtctccttttgtttcctcttgtctgtgtgctgtaaCTAATGTCCTGCGAGCCCGTGTAAACTGAGCATCTTTGGCTGCATGAAAGTTCTTCCTCTTGTGAGGTCAGAGTGATttttctcagcttttttttGCAAGTTTTGCTTGAAAAGGGCTGGTTCAAAGTGCAGCTGGAAAATGGAAAGCAAAGATGGAAGAGAAGCTATTAACGTGTTTGTACAGTCCTGCTCATTCACCTCATTGAAGTGACAATGCCAGTGAGTGAGTGTAAATGTCATGCCGGCTGAGGTGATGAGGTTAGATGGCAGGTGTGACTCGATAAACCAGACAAGTGTGTGGCATCTAACCAACAACCGCCTTGTCGTAACACGTCACCTCACTCCATCATAAAAAATGGATTTAATGAGTACAAATGAGGGATTTCATcttaaagagacaaaacaggaatgAAAAAATCTCTCTGATTTGATGATTTTCAAGCTgtccaaacagcagctttgaatTCACAGGAGGGTTTTATTTAGAAGTAAATGTGCaaacatttatatatatatctgaaTATATCTGACATTACATTGCAAGATTTCCCTTGTGTCACTCGTCAATCAGAGGATCGTCAAAGAGATATTAagagtcagtgtttgatgaACTAATCTGACAGTGGAGTTAATCACTCCTTATTACTCTTAGAAGATGCCAGCAGAACAATTCGCAACATAACCATGATTAGGTCTCATTTAGCTGGAGGTATTCAAGTGACTCTGAGTCCCTCTGTGCCTCTGTATGACTGTCATGCTGCGGCTACACAATCAGCCTCAATGTTAAATAACATGACCTCCAGTATCGGGCTGGGTTGGCCTCAGTGGAGCTAATATCTGTTTGCGGTTGTTAGGGCAGATCTCTACAGATTTGTATCTTCATGGTAACACAGAGATACACATAAGACCCAGCCACATTCAGTGCAGCTCAACCAGACCACCGAGTCCTTGGTGAATTATCTGTGGTGTCCATGGTGTTTGGGAGGAGACGCCCATTCGACTGTTGTGAGAATCAGGTGAGATGGGCGGatcttttcattgtttctctGAAAAGCAGCAACTGGAAAGGTGGAAATTTAATGTCCGGAGGGTTGAGTTCAGATGAAGGGTGGATGAGAAAAGTCTGTCAATCAACACCTCTGCCTCATTTTTGTTAAACTAGAACTGCAGCGAGTAGCCAATTActcaactgacagaaaatgagtcagcaactattttgatagcTGAAGTATCCTGTTAGTTTATTtccaaacaaaacattacaacATTTGCTGGTTTCTGCTTCTCAAATGTAAAGATTTGATCCTTTTGTCTGTCATATGTGATATAATCAACGGAATAACTGGCagattaattaataatgaaaacaatcgtTTGTTGCAGCCTTACATTGCGAGCAAAGGACATTTTCTCTTGAGACTGCAGGCTGatgatacaaaaacaaaagacgtGCAACTTCATTTAGACACCAAAACTTAACTTTACAGCTGTTGGCAAGGAATTCCTTCCATTCACTGACCTGTTGAAACGCAGACGAGCAGGTAGGATAGAGGGGTGTGGTACGAGTGGATGTTGCTCAACGTCTCTGGCCAAACCAGTGCACTGGAGAGGGACACATGTTATGGGTAGATGGGGCTGTATTCGCCTCAGTCAAACATACAAGGGCTCACTTCTGGAGAGAGAATCCTGACAAAGCAGCATTAAAATCAGGTGTTTTGGCTTTTGTAACCCCCTGACCAATATAGAGCACTTTTAGTAGTTGTAGAAACATTTTAATGCTATTTATGAACTAATTCTATTTGACAATATCATTATTTCTACAATTCTGCCACTGTTTTATAGACTCTGATTTTGCAATATTCTTTGTCACTTCTTCACTGCTGTTTAGCACAAGGGGCACACCTCCAACAGCAAAGGTTTCTCGGTGTCCCCTCCCTGTATAAACACACCATGACAGAATCATTGTTAATAAATGACCTACAGTCCTTCTGTAACATCTAAAGCAGTGTGCTTTTTAGCATGTTTCCTTGGCACTGCAAAAACTTTTGATTGTGAAAACTTGCTTCTTTCACCTCTCAGTCATTACTAATTCATACTGTCACACATTAAATGCAGAAAATAGTTAACCGAGGAAGAGGActgctttgaaaaatgtgacCTAGGTCCCACTTCTTGATGTTAAAAGATGAGTCACGAGCACTGTCCCCGCCCCAAAATAGTTTCTCACGATGCTTTCACAAGAATGCTTTTTGTGAGCAGGTTTTTCAAGTTCATATATCTGttggctgctgcttgtgttggCCTGACTGCTCTCTGAATGTGGGCCTGGAAAGATTTGGTTCTTTACAAATCTCAGAGGCTGACACAAATTGGCGCAAGTGGCAATAACAGCCTTGTTTGGCTCATACAGCGCAGTGGCATTTCCCTCCCCACTTATAAATGCCATTGTCTCCCCCGTCCCTCACCCTGTCTGAACGTGCCCTTCTTCTCCTGCCACAGactgtcactgctgcacacacccacagccccacacacaacacatcatGTGGACTGTCAATAGACAATGGTGTCccagtgtggacagacagatgtttgGATGGAGACTCACCAGGTCAGGGCCCATGATCCAGTCAGCAGGGAGTGCACCATTGAGACAGAGAGGTTCCTCCACTTCCAGGAGTACAGGTCATTCTGCTTCACCACTTTGGGTACTGGCAGCCTTTGCAGCAACCGGTGCACCACcctgaaaagcagagagaacacCAGCACTGACGGGCCTGGGTGACTCTTCAGCACAGGAAGCAGGGCGTCCATCCTCCCGacccctgctctccctctctgtcctttggCTTTTTCGCGCTCCTGTAAACGTCTCCTGGTGATGGGCGGTAATGTGACAGGGGGTTCCGCAGAGAGGTGAtcctctgtttttatttttttccaagtctttcttttattattatttttcaagtGCAGGGCTGTCCGACTGATGCTGGAGCCTTTTTCCCCTCACGTTTTCAGCGTTCCGGGCCTGAAGAGGAAGGCTTGCTGGGGATTCCCGTCGCAGCTCATTCCACTGCGACGGCGTTCGTCTTCACGCAGCGCCTTGTAATGTtatgctctgctgctctcagcccGCCTGTCTGTGCAGACTGAGAGGGGGAGCGGTGGAGAGGGAGCGGGATGGGTGGTGCTGCCGTTGCTGCTCCCTTTTACCATAGAAACAAGGAGGGGCAGACACTGTGATCAAGTTACGCAAGGAATAAAATCACAGAGCAGGGCGACTGAGGCGTGATTTTGGGTAAGAATGTCGTGAAAGGCCAATACAAATGTCAAATAGCTGCACTGGAACTGTTATGTCTGCCAGCGCGTGTAACGCACCGTGCGTAAAAGCCCATTTCCCTGCGTCACGCATTAAATGTAttgataataacaaaaatactAGCACTAATAATTATGCCTGAACCGCGCTGTGTTTCGTTTGTTATTATCCTAAAAGACCATAGAGGAACTAATCATTTACAAGCCATTTGTGCGTTTTGGTATTTGGACACTCTGTTTGCGCTGTGCCAGTGGTGGTGCAAGTATACAAATCCTTTAtccattttgtttcttttatctCTGGGTGACAGAATGTGATACTCTGGGCCATAATTGATTTATCAGTAAGGCTCTTGAATGGTTTCACTCATGTCTTGAGTTTGATTGTTAAAGTTAGGTGGTGCACCACAAAGGATAATCTTAGgtcatgtttcatttttcatttaatgctgCAGGTG encodes:
- the tlcd1 gene encoding TLC domain-containing protein 1 — translated: MDALLPVLKSHPGPSVLVFSLLFRVVHRLLQRLPVPKVVKQNDLYSWKWRNLSVSMVHSLLTGSWALTCALVWPETLSNIHSYHTPLSYLLVCVSTGYFVQDAGDIILTGHARASWEFLIHHALVIWCFLYTLYTQLYVAGAVIALFVEVNSVTLHLRLMLKLAGAQSSSTYYINKFANLFTYVTFRLSTQFYLTWYIVHNYSWLDHGGYFLSSMIVMNIMILIYFYRLLRADFWSQSSVRQNGTLNNNSRKFLSD